GAGCCTTTCTATCAAATTTTACCGAATAATGATCTCGACGCCGAAGAAAGCGACTCATTTGAACTTGGCTTACGCGCAGGTATTGATGACTGGCGCTTTAATGCCATTGCGTTCTACAGCCAGTTCGACAACTTTATTGAAACTAAGCTTGTTGGCACTGAGCCAACTTTTATTCCTAGTGTAAACAAAAGCTTATTCCAATACCAAAATGTTAGCGAAACTGAAATTCAAGGAATTGAGTTAGAAGGTGAATACTGGTTTAACGACAGCTTGTCAGTCGCGATAAGTGCGGCATATGCAGACGGTGAAAATAAAGAAACCGACCAAGCGCTAACCACAGTAAACCCGTTAAACGGAAATATTCGTGTGAACTACAACTTAACTGACTGGCAGTTAACAGCCGCATGGCGATTAGCGAAACGCATGACAGACTTACCAACCGATAGCCAAGGTAACGATTTAGCAACGACAGCGGGTTACGGACTAGTTGATTTATTTGCGCGCTACCAAGTGGCTAACTGGACGTTAGATATGGCAGTGACCAATGCGTTTGATAAAGAATATACCCCTTACAGCAGTATTGCGGGGCAAGCAGCGAATGCCAACTTAAACCAATACACGCAAGCTGGCCGTAATGTTTCAGCGCAAGTAAGCTATAGCTTCTAATAAGTGCACTATATATCGATTTACTAGCGACCCGTGCTTCTACAGGAGTTAACTGCCCATGGATGGGCAGGGAGCACACCTCTTGCTAACTCTGCTTAGTTGAATAAGTCAGAGTTAGGTTCGATTATTAGAGCCCAAGGAAATCTAGCCGCGCATTTGTGCCAATTAATGCTTTTATATCTTTGTTAATTGATGACCGCTTTGTGCAATAAGCAGTAAGTAATGTTGGGCTGAAGTCGGTGAGGCACGAGCAGCGTTAAGCGTATTTTTGATTGCTTTGTTATATTTTCCCTTCGTACATTTTACGAGCTTCTACTGCTTTATCTAGCCTGCGGTGTACTAAAGAAACTAAGGATAATATATCCAAAGCATCTACTTCTTCGATACACCACGCAATCTTGGGTGCGTGAGCAGTAGTATTTCTGAAAGTACCAAATAACCCTTTTAGTAAATTCATAAATCCTTTTTGTTCGCTGTGTTCACTTTCTGTTTCCAAGTTGTTTAATGCTAAGTGAGGTATTTGTTTAAAGGAAAATGCTTCATCAACTAAACTAGCACCATCAGATTTTAAGCCTGTTTTATTGCGAATTTTATCGGCAACACTTTTGGTTGCTTCAAATACTGCGTGAAAGTAATTATCGACAAGCAACTCTTCTTTACAATAAAGAAGCACATCAGGATGAACATTACGAACAACCAAACGCTCTTTTAATTTGCTAGCACGTGAAGCAGCTTCAGAAATGGTGTTAGAACGTTTTATCGATACTACCTTTCCGTTTTCTCCAATATTTAAACCTGAAAAGCTTAATATTTGATTTACTTTAAAGCGTGTATCGTTGAACCATTCTGAATTATTATAATGACGAGCTGGGTTCAAAGAATGTTGAATGAACGCGACTACATTATTCGCGCAACGATCTAGCTTCTGTTTGTGTGATAAAGCGGCGTTTAGTCTTTTCCATTTAGTGTTAACTGAATCAATATCTTGAATATTTGTTTCGGATAATAATTTAGCTAATTCAGCACCTGTAAAACCTGTTTCTGTCTCAGCAAGTACTTTAGAAATTGACTCTAAGACATTAGGGTCTAGTTTTGGAATTGCAGTCACAGTAATCCTTGGAAACATAGCAGTTTATTATGTAGTCATCTCAGTAATACCTGCTTACGATTATCTATTTAAACTATCATAAAACTTAATTATTTCAATTTGCTACCAAATAAATAAAAGTACTTATTTGCCTTTGTAGGAATACTTCTGAAACTTCGTAGTAATATTTATTTGCAATTGGTGATTTTATCAAACAATTTCATGGTGTTAACGGCTAATTTGGTCTTACCTTGGGGGCTGAGAATTCTCAGTATTATCGAGCTCAATGTCCGTTCCTCGCTTATAACTGCCTTTCAGACAGTATTTAGAGCTATTCACCAAGATTGAAGGTGATTAACACTCAAATTCAGTCTTGTTTTTTGCTGGTAACTTCTAACTTAGCGACTTTTCTCCTTTTCATTCCATATAGCTACTTCTCCTGCTAAGGTTTGTTCACTGATAGTTTGTATAAACTGATTTTGTAATCAATTTGTTAGGCATATTTTTTAGGTATATTTTTTTAGGTATAAGGCACAATGCAACAACCGATTGTTGGTTATCATCAAGACGAAGACCTGCACTGGGTGGCACGATTAGCCTGTGGTCATAATCAACATGTTCGTCATCAGCCGCCGTGGACCGTTCGTGAATGGGTAACGACAGAACAAGGGCGAGCAAGCAAATTAGGGTTTTCCCTGTTTTGTGTGAAATGTGTCGAACAAGCACCTCGTGATTGGTGATTAGCACATCATCACGCTGGGCAAAAAGAAGTTAAGGAATAACAATGAAAAAAATTAAACATGAGAAAGAGTTGCTAAAAAAAGCACTAACGGTAGGCGAAACATACGCGAAAAAGCGCGGCTATCAGCAATTTAGTGCATCTGACTCTCACGATGTCAAAATAGAGTGTATTTATCGGCTTTTGGTCAATGACAAGTTAGTTATTCCATTGCCTGCACAAGATGAAAACTTACTTAACATTAAGAAACGCTTAGTGAAATGGATAATGAATCAATTGCCGGATAACCATCCGCTGCTGCAATAAGTAACACTCCATGACGATAAGTTCAAAGCCGCCGACTCTAGGTGGTAGTAAGAATATTTGGCAGCAAAGCAACTGGGCAAGTTCTTGCCTTGGGCAAACTATTTCGCTCTATGGCAGCGCTGCCCCTGAGCAATGGTCAGCTGCATCACCTGTGCTTTTTATTGGTGGCGTACATGGCGATGAGCCCGAAGGCGTGGTGCTCGCCAATGAATGGCTAGCGTGGCTGAAATCAGAAAATATATCGCAGCCATGGCTGCTAATTCCTTGCTTGAACC
The nucleotide sequence above comes from Thalassotalea euphylliae. Encoded proteins:
- a CDS encoding TIGR02391 family protein — its product is MTAIPKLDPNVLESISKVLAETETGFTGAELAKLLSETNIQDIDSVNTKWKRLNAALSHKQKLDRCANNVVAFIQHSLNPARHYNNSEWFNDTRFKVNQILSFSGLNIGENGKVVSIKRSNTISEAASRASKLKERLVVRNVHPDVLLYCKEELLVDNYFHAVFEATKSVADKIRNKTGLKSDGASLVDEAFSFKQIPHLALNNLETESEHSEQKGFMNLLKGLFGTFRNTTAHAPKIAWCIEEVDALDILSLVSLVHRRLDKAVEARKMYEGKI
- a CDS encoding DUF3565 domain-containing protein, translated to MQQPIVGYHQDEDLHWVARLACGHNQHVRHQPPWTVREWVTTEQGRASKLGFSLFCVKCVEQAPRDW
- a CDS encoding DUF5062 family protein codes for the protein MKKIKHEKELLKKALTVGETYAKKRGYQQFSASDSHDVKIECIYRLLVNDKLVIPLPAQDENLLNIKKRLVKWIMNQLPDNHPLLQ